Part of the Wolbachia endosymbiont of Ctenocephalides felis wCfeJ genome, CACTTAGACGTTTCTCTATTATGAAACAGTCTGGGGATCTTATATCCTCTAAATTTATTCCCCCCCAACTTGGCCCAAGGTACCTTACTGAATTAATGAAACCTTCTATATCTTCTGTACCAACTTCTATATCAACCGCGTCAATGTCAGCAAAACGCTTAAATAAAACAGCTTTGCCTTCCATAACAGGTTTTGAGGCAAGAGGCCCGATGTTGCCAAGCCCCAACACCGCAGTACCATTTGAAATTACAGCAACGCAGTTACTTTTCGCCGTATAATCATAAACTAAATCAGGATTTTTAGCTATCTCAAGGCATGGAGCTGCAACTCCAGGGGAATAAGCAAGTGACAAATCATACTGGGTAGATAAGGGCTTTGTTGGCAAGATAGATATTTTACCAGGATTATTGCCCCTATTGTGATACTTAAGTGCTTCTTGTTTTGTAGTACTATCTAAATCATCGTTCATCATTATATCATTATGTCTTGAGCTCATAATTTTTAAGTATATTAAATTTTTATAAATGTTCAATTGCAAACTATTGACTTGTGAATTGCACTTCACTTCTGTATAAGTTTACCATACTGCATTAAAGTTACACTGCATGTTTAAGAAAAACTTGCCTAATTTACTGACAATTTCTCGTGCGCTTGCAATGCCAGCAATAATGTTAAGTTTTTATATAGAAAATAAGTATGCAAACTTGATTACAATATCAATCTTTATATTTGCATGCATTACAGATTTTTTCGATGGTTACCTAGCGCGCGCATGGAAAGTACAATCAAAATTTGGCAAGCTATTTGATCCAATTGCTGATAAATTAATAGTGGTCTCAACAATAATCATGTTAGTTTATAAACACAAGATAAATGATTTCACAATAGTACCATCAGTCATAATCGTCTGTAGAGAGATATTAGTTTCTGGTTTACGGGAGTTTTTAATAGCTACAAATGTTAGCCTGCCTGTAAGCAAAGCCGGAAAAATCAAAACATTTTTGCAGATGGTTGCTGTCGTAGCACTAATAATGGGTGATTATGAAACAGCTCAACATGTAGGTGCAATTTGCCTATGGATTGCAGCAATTATAACTGTGTGGTCAGGCTATAATTACGTCCTAGCTGGAGTCAAACAAATTGGCTGAATTTCTTGAAAAATAATTAATATACAAATGGTTAAGGTTTTAACAAAATTGACTAAGTAATTGAAATCCTGTATAATATATTAGTTTATAAGTCAATAGGATTGATATGACATATGAAGTGGGTAATAGCACATTCTACGTAGCAAGTCCTACAGCAGATGGCTATGAAAAAGTCAATGGTCATGAAGAAAAAGCTAGGAAAGAACTTGAACAGGAGTTATCAATACTAAACAAAAAAGAAGCAACAGAAAAAAGGAAGAAGCTCGAACAAGAACTGTTAACGCTAAAAAAAAGAGAGCTATATAGACAATGTGTATCATTGGTCACAATGGCTCCATTTGCATTGCTGATGGCTATTGAGCTGGAAAAAGTATGTAGCAATCAGGTATTGCTTGGTGTTATAAGTGGTGCATTAAGTCACACTATATTGCCTTTCACAGTCTTATCTCTTATCTGTACACTATATTTAATCTATAATAACAGGAAAATAGCCGAAAAAGAGCGAGAATTGAAAGATCTTGAAGATGGAGAAAAAGCAGAGAAAAAAGGGCATGATCTTCCTAGTGTAAGCGAGTGTTTGGTCTATATCGAAGCCATAACAACTGCACTCGTTATTGTAGGTATGGCACTAGGTGAAGTATCTTCTCTTGAAGTGGCAGAAGATGCAATTTTATTCCTTGCCAATGCAATTGCTTTTCTTACAACTCTTTATTCTTATATTGATGAGCATAGAAAAGACAAGAAAAAGGAAACAGAAAAGCCTAATCTTGATGAGAAATCTCAAGCAAAAACTAGCAATATGTCTATGGCTGGATTAGCACTTGCTGGTGCTTCTGTATTCCTAATAAGAAGGATACTGTTAATAGCACTGGCATCTTCGTTAAGTCCTGCTGTAGGACCTACTTTAGGTTTGATAGGCATTGCGCTTTTTATGGTTATACAGGTACTGACTATATATTCCCATAGCAAGACGCTAAAAGACCCAAAAGTGGAAGAAAAAGGTCCTAGACATATTAACACTGTCCCAAGTGTAGTAAATAATAATGGTAGCCTAAACCAAGAAGGACCGTCGTCTTGTTTACAATAACTTTGTGATAATCTCAGAAATTTGTTTATTTAGATGAGATTTGGTCTATACTTTATTTTGATCAAAAAAAATCTTATGTATAAGACTCTAATCATGTGCTTTACTCTACTGATTTGCTCCTTTACACAATCCTATGCAGGCGATCTTGAAAAGACTGAAACTGAACTATATGAGGAAGCAGCCAAACTTTTTGATCAAAAAAAATATAAACAAGCCATCAGAGCTGCTCAAAGAATAGAGGAATTGTACCCTTTTTCTAATTGGGCAATGAAGGCAAAATTGTTGTCTGGTGTTTCCCACTATAACATGGGTAACTACAGCGGTGCTGCTAGTGATATGGATGATTATATACGCATTTATTCAAGTGGTGAAGATTTACCGTATGTGTATTACTTAAGGGTCCTATCTTATTACATGCAAATCAATAAAGTTCAGCTTGGACAACAAACTGCATATAAAACTTTAGAGTTGGCCACTGAGTATATTAATCTCTTTCCACAAAATGAACATACAGAGGAGATGAAGGAAAAAGTGAAGCTAATCACAGAGCATATATTAGCAAAAGAATACTCCATTGGTAGGTTCTATTTAAGGCGCGGTGAGTATTTAGCAGCAATTAAGCGCTTTCGAAATATAATAAGCAACCAAGATTCTAGCTACTTTTCTGGGTCTGTGAACTATTTAATCACAGCCCATTCAGCTCTTGGTCTTGACTTCGAAGCTGAGCAGTATGAAAGTATATTAGCAGAGAAACTCAAAAGGAAAGATGAAGTTCTGGGCGAAACCTGAAAATTTGCTTTAGCTTTCTCCATGTCT contains:
- a CDS encoding outer membrane protein assembly factor BamD, coding for MYKTLIMCFTLLICSFTQSYAGDLEKTETELYEEAAKLFDQKKYKQAIRAAQRIEELYPFSNWAMKAKLLSGVSHYNMGNYSGAASDMDDYIRIYSSGEDLPYVYYLRVLSYYMQINKVQLGQQTAYKTLELATEYINLFPQNEHTEEMKEKVKLITEHILAKEYSIGRFYLRRGEYLAAIKRFRNIISNQDSSYFSGSVNYLITAHSALGLDFEAEQYESILAEKLKRKDEVLGET
- the pgsA gene encoding CDP-diacylglycerol--glycerol-3-phosphate 3-phosphatidyltransferase, with amino-acid sequence MFKKNLPNLLTISRALAMPAIMLSFYIENKYANLITISIFIFACITDFFDGYLARAWKVQSKFGKLFDPIADKLIVVSTIIMLVYKHKINDFTIVPSVIIVCREILVSGLREFLIATNVSLPVSKAGKIKTFLQMVAVVALIMGDYETAQHVGAICLWIAAIITVWSGYNYVLAGVKQIG